In Polyodon spathula isolate WHYD16114869_AA chromosome 11, ASM1765450v1, whole genome shotgun sequence, one genomic interval encodes:
- the nemp2 gene encoding nuclear envelope integral membrane protein 2 yields the protein MKSLSASKNYMQILGVCLFLFAQTAWSNTFKECVEVIDNLEISQYQEQCFCYNLKTALGWKDFWSTFQVNVQSQDDVYIVFPVEDNSCKDPGTFILFVQCVLRLYWPFPNAPNELNLTIAHIDEEVCFGVKSIKSSVKYSVRVTRKKHDLYRFSLFVIGILLLFSARRLCRNTVFYYTLGISLGVFSMFILTLFVLKRFIPKKKTFLFMLSGYSYLSYMVVQQVVNHWDEIKTDYWRYAVGYLLFSGLLGFAVCYKRGPITNKQSLTLLTWALQSIALFLVYCGITYPPAAYGVITILVALKALTFARFLICRIIRGIFQILKSSFKAKELEIRLLSEEEYIKQGDTETRASLQELRENCLRPEFPAWEVVSRLRSPKRLAEFIRGGSHVTDEEILEHDKQYSLGGTYFEDWIFSTRGEEQGGQDWPNPLQFQEDVDEVDLEYYEPTEQRSLVPVPVPVPVPDIDLF from the exons ATGAAGAGTCTCTCCGCTTCAAAAAATTATATGCAGATTTTAGGagtttgtttgttcttatttGCACAGACGGCGTGGAGTAACACATTTAAAG AATGTGTTGAAGTGATAGACAATCTGGAAATAAGTCAATACCAGGAGCAATGTTTTTGCTACAATTTAAAGACGGCATTAGGATGGAAGGACTTCTGGTCAACATTCCAG GTGAATGTGCAAAGCCAGGATGATGTCTACATTGTTTTTCCTGTGGAAGATAACAGTTGTAAAGACCCAGGGACATTCAtactttttgttcagtgtgttttaagATTGTATTGGCCTTTTCCAAATGCACCAAATGAACTAAACTTAACTATTGCACATATTGATGAGGAAGTCTGCTTTGGAGTAAAATCAATCAAGTCCTCTGTTAAGTACTCAGTGCGCGTAACCAGAAAAA AACATGATCTGTATCGTTTTTCCCTGTTTGTGATCGGAATATTGCTGCTCTTTTCTGCACGCAGATTATGCAG gaacactgtgttttattacactttaggTATTTCTCTGGGTGTTTTCTCCATGTTCATTCTTACTTTGTTTGTACTTAAAAGGTTCATACCAAAG aaaaaGACTTTTCTGTTTATGCTCAGTGGATATTCTTATCTATCCTACATGGTGGTCCAGCAGGTCGTGAATCACTGGGATGAAATAAAGACAGATTACTGGAGATACGCAGTTG GTTACCTGTTATTTTCTGGACTTCTCGGCTTTGCTGTCTGCTATAAGCGTGGaccaataacaaataaacaaagcttaACCCTCCTAACCTGGGCACTGCAGAGCATCGCGCTGTTCTTAGTGTACTGTGGGATTACATACCCTCCTGCTGCATATGGAGTCATCACCATCTTAGTTGCTTTAAAAGCTCTGACATTTGCAAGGTTTTTGATTTGCAG AATAATTAGAGgaatatttcaaattctgaaaagCAGCTTCAAGGCAAAGGAACTAGAAATCAGACTGCTTAGTGAAGAAGAATACATAAAACAGGGTGACACTGAGACCAGAGCATCCTTGCAGGAGCTGCGTGAAAACTGTTTGAGGCCAGAATTCCCTGCATGGGAAGTGGTGTCAAGACTCCGCTCTCCTAAGAG GTTGGCTGAGTTTATACGAGGGGGTTCCCATGTGACTGATGAAGAGATCCTTGAGCACGACAAACAGTACAGTTTGGGCGGCACCTACTTTGAAGACTGGATCTTTTCCACTAGAGGCGAGGAGCAGGGTGGTCAAGACTGGCCAAACCCACTACAATTCCAAGAGGATGTTGATGAGGTAGACCTGGAGTATTACGAACCCACCGAACAGCGCAGTttagtaccagtaccagtaccagtaccagtaccagatatagatttattttaa